Genomic DNA from Hordeum vulgare subsp. vulgare chromosome 2H, MorexV3_pseudomolecules_assembly, whole genome shotgun sequence:
tatggagccgccaagctggaattaactagaactgtgtagtgtgcttgagtgaaagattgctcgtccatacatgttgttgatttctttcctagcgtgccttttccacgcagtctcccctcatggcgcgactgaggaataccgatcgggttcaggtcaggaataaagtcaacacaaaactcaatgacctcctctgttccatagcccttgaccatgcttccttctggcctagcacggtttttaacataattcttcaagactcccgtgaacctctcaaaggggaacatattgtgtaagaatacaggaccgagaacggaaatctcttggactaggtgaactatgaggtgcgtcataatattgaagaaggttggtgggaacaccaactcgaagctaacaagacattggaccacgtccttctgtaaacttggtagagttgctggatcgattgccttctgataaattgcgttgaggaatgcacatagcttcacaatggatactcgcacgttttctggcagaagccccctcaatgcaatcggaagtaactgggtcatgatcacgtggcagtcatgagactttaggttttgaaactttttctcttccaggtttagtattccttttatgttcgacgagtagccagacgggaccttgatactgctcaggacttggaaaaatatctccttctcttccttggtaagagcgtagctggcaggacctttgaaattctctggattcatcaggtcgtctcgttcgtgcatacgttggtggtgcagccgtgcttttggtgtatctctcgacttcttcccatgcacgcccaataagtttagcaggttcacgcaaatatttttcgtcacgtacATCACGTCGATCgtagagcgaacctctaggaatttccaataggtagttcccagaatatagatttcttcttccacatggctacgtggttgtcggcgtcattcggaacagattgtgcgcgaggacccttaccaaagattacttttatatctttgaccatgtcatatatatcagtacctttagggagggttggcttcctccgtgtatctgcctcgcctttgaaatgctttcctttctttcttacgggatgcctgtctggaagaaatcgacgatgccccgggtacaaattaattaatacaaaaagttcatcacacgttaaaaccaaagtagcgtagtgaccatacatatatagttctcataaaaatacacactgaaaccaaccataaaaactctctctaattaatgaatttaaaaacaacaaatgcgatcaaaatcgcaacaaaggtaacaattgacccgacggcataatgataccaagcctctttactaattgcatattttctaatctttctaatcttcaggcgcattgcgtccatctcgctcttgtgaccatcgacgacaccggcaagaaccttttccaaggtcatcttctctctttcagttttttccaacctttcttcagtttttttcaatctttctttcaggccaacattttcttgttcaactaagtgtaacttctcaacaatagggtcgattggcatttccggttccactacctcctagataaaaatatctatgtcaagttggtcggcgtaattaattgtcatataatcaggaaatgaaaatatgtagttataaaagataatataccacatccgaatcatagactggacgagggccaacggggacggatatcaaaaccatggcgctatacatataaaaaaaatcttacacaataagaaaattatatacaagtaaatatgtaaatcatacaaatcaaaatttgttttggtaaataaaaacaataggctcaccaaggttgtgtcggtgacggggcgatcgacggcggtgaggaaggggacaaggcgcgcgacactaaaaaaaaccacaaatcataattaaatttgagctcaaattgcatatgtatacataacaaatgatgaactctctctagcttaggcatttcatcaaacacctagctagcacaacaaaaatgaaatgagcaagaaaacgagcaaaacttgcaatgccggaagagggaatgttgatgctaaccgtaggaccgatgggtgccaacaatcttgacaaatggtggagaaaaatggggatggattagagctcccaagaggaaggagagagcaaaaatggagttgagctcgagctggaaaaaatggagctgagctcggggtggaatataggggagggctttaggaccgatttgtgttaaaaaccggtgctaaagggtctgacagcggggccccgcagttgctgcaaaaatgagaaaacctttagcaccgggttgtgatacaaaccggttctaaagggtctgtccactgggcccccctccctgcagcaaacggtccaaaaacctttaggaccggtttgtgttacaaaccggtcctaaaggccttgtggccatttgctgcagggagagGGCCCAGcgaacagaccctttagaaccggtttatatccaatccgggtccaatgtggttggctcaatgccctgttttctactagtgcttcatatcgatgacaacaccaatagtcctaaggaaaggtctaccaagaatgatgggacatgtcggattgcaatcaatatcaagcacaatgaaatctacgggtacatagttcctatttgcaataataagaacatcatttatccttcccataggtttctaaacagtagaatccgcaagatgcaaattaagagagcactcgtcaatctcattgaagcctagaacatcacataaagactttgaaatagcggaaacagtagcacccaaatcacCCAAAGCATTGCATGGCCATTCGGCTCGCATGCTGGCTCCAATCGACCTTGGCTAGATCGATTAGTACTAATCGGCTTCGTCATGATCAATTAGTACTATTTGATTTACTAGTGGCCAATTGTTACTGATTGATGTTGCGATAGGTGCATGGACTTCTTTCCTACCTAACTATGAATTTTTATGACCACAATAGCATTTTCGTGTGaagagagaggggaaaggaggaagagaggagagGGGGCGCGGGCACGAGCCAAGGGTGAGCTGGCCCCTCTCGACCTTGCCGCGGCCGACTGGATCCAGCCCAAGCTGAGGGACGTGCTTCGGCCAGTGGTCGGCTTCCACGTGGTCGAGTGGTTACTTATCGGCCTACTCGCGGTCGGTTACCTCCTGATCGACTTCGGTATAGCCAACTGGATCCTGTCGGCCACCGTGCAACCAACGGTGTATTATAATGCAATTTTTTAAACCTGCATAATATTTCTAAAATTTAACAAAAAATTGTATTATTAAAAAAATAGCAATAAAGAAGACATTAAAACCAACTGAAAAAACACATTAGAAAACACAACTTTCAATTCCTAAATAAAGAGAAAGTTAAACTTTATCTCCCTAGCGTCCACCTCCTCCTTGAATATGTTTTTCTCCTATCCCTGAATTTTTCATCGTCTTTTCATAAAAACAGCCTTAACTATCCTACCTTTTATTGATTTGTTGAATAAATTAGTTTTATATGAGCTAACAAGTGCTTACCAAATAAATCttcaccaaaaaatatatatatttatttgagCAGGTAAATCACGGACAGGATGTCATATTTGGTAAACACATTTTCATAAAATATTAATATGGTCAGTTTGAAGTTTTTTTAACACAGTACAGACACGAGCGCTCATATAAACGCACATACACTTATTTCTATGAACACATACACGCTTATCCTATCCCTATGAGCATCTTTGAAACACTGATCCGGCATCTCATTTTGATATTTACGGAGTCATCATAGACATCTCGTCGTCGACAAAAACATCTCCTTACACTGAATATGCATCATCAAAAATCCTGCAATAAATTTAGAAATAATGCGAGCATCCGGAGTTAACCCTGGTGGGCTGGGTTACCGTCTAAGTATACAATCACAGGTTAGTTCGCAATATAGTCAGTTTGGAGTTTACACACACAAATAAATACGTATTCATGACAATGGAGTCAATAGGAAAACAATGCCTTAGAAATGCATGCAAAGTCCATAACTCCCGATGATTATTGATAGGGAATCGTTTTCATacggtgcgccggccgaaccgacgTGCCGGTCGCCCACTCACGCGTACGGgctcatgcaacattttttccacTCGCGTGCTTTGCTGGTTAGTGGATGCAATATTTTtcgtctaaatttgttgcaaccaacGTCATTTTTGCTGCAAGCATTTTTTTATTacattttgtcccagaaaaaaagctgcatatacgtttggttgcaactccagtttgtcggatttttcgttacaatcgatgttttttacttttgctacaatcgtgttaatttttgctacaacaggcatcatgttttgctgcaaccgttcactaaaaaagttgcatacacgtcacataaatatttgttacaaccgacgtttgacttttgctaccacgcaccatcagcttcgttattttgctacgatcacgtatatattttttttgctacaaattttattttttgttgcaaccgttgaaaaatttgctgcatcgcatcgaaattttgctgcataggggGAAAAATGTTGCTTGCGGATCCAACGGTGCAGACGcgcggggttggtggatcgtgCGGCCCGCACGCGGCGGGCCAAAAGtttgggccggcgcgccggcgcagatcacTCCCCTTATTGATACCCTGAATCAATCAAGCACTATATATAGGGAAACAATTCATTACGAGTAAAATTCTCCAAAATGCTTCTGGTAAACCAAAGAGGCCCATACATAAACTTCTTAATAAGGATTGAAATTCTCTAAAATTCCTACGAAATTCTCAATTTATTTGTCCTGTTGGTCAATCCTAAGCCCTTTTCTTCCCCAGTACATCAGATCATGAACCTTGAATGTACATCTCGATTTATTTCTGCCACAACTAGGGCTGATTGGATAGCCAACCATCGTCGATGAAGCGGATGTCCACGAATCTCTGCACCTCTGCATAGTTCATGCGCCTCTCCCATGGCACTCTCCCGGCGATGCGGGAACCCTGGCCGCTGCATCCAACCTCTGTAAACGACACATGTGACCTGCAGCCATGGAGAAAACCCAGCGCGTAAGCATACAAACGTCAGCCGAAAATGGCACCGTGAAACCAGGAGTAGTTGCTTACACATCTTGGGTGGAGTTCCACTTGTCCCACCCCTGCGGGACGATTACGCCGTCCATTTTCACCCGGTAGAACACGACGGCGGCCTGATCGTTCCACGCGCGACCGAGGTACTGCCTACCGGAGCCCGTGATCACGCCGCCCTTGAACACGAAGGCGGCGCTCCTGTCGGCGGCCCGGCCGTGCGCGGTCACCCACCCGGGCTGCTGGGACGACGCCGGCATGTTGGACATGAGGGTGCAGTCCTCGTAGATCGACTTGCCGTAGCCGAAGATGAAGTCCACGGCGCCCACAACGAAGCAGTGGCGGAAGTAGTGCCGGCCGGCGAGGTCGGAGAGTGTGTCCTGGTACCCGTGGAAGGCGCAGTCGTAGAACGCGCCCTTGTCGCCGTCGATGAGCAGCGCAATCGCCGGGAGGGCGCCCTTGTACGTGTTCTGCATGCGTTGCATGGTGCGCGATGCCGCGCCTTAGAGAATCGTCAAGAAAGAAAATTCATGTCTACTTGCATGTGTTCGTGTCATAATAAATTACTCTCTCAGTGTTTTTGATACTCCTACTAATGTCCCTTCGTCCCATACATAATATAACATCGTTTTATGAGACGGAGATAGTAGCACCGTGTTCAGTGAACTGCGCGTAGTAAATACCTTGAAGGCAATGTTGCGGGCGACGAAGTTGTCGGAATGGACTGTGAATGTGGCGCTTTTGTACGTCGGCGAGATCTCGGTGTCAGTGAGGTTGGCGCGCTGGTGGCCCGTGATCGGGGTGATGCCGGGCGTCTCGCTGACATCGGCGTGCAAGTCGAAGTTGATGTCCGTTGACGAGGAGCCGTCACCTTCGAGCAAGATGAAGCCTTTCTGGCTTGAGATTGTCACCTTCTCCCTGCATGCATGCACAAACGTCAGTAGGCATAAAAAATCTAAAGTAACGCCCTATCTAACGAGGAAAGAGAGTTTCACAACAACTAAACGCATTAAAATGAAAGTATTTTCAGATACAAACATTAAAACAGAGAGTACAAGCTATAGGGAAAGGTATATATAAGCACGTATTTGATGTAATATATTAAAACACTAGTTTTCCTAAAATTGAAGAGCCCACATTCAATTAAGGTCTCCAATTGATCTTGTGACACCCGATTTTGACCCGATCAACAATTTTTTAAAACTCTCttatttaattattttatttatacCTCTATAACACTATATTCCTTAGTTATAAAGAATCCACATTCAATTGAGATCTTTAAGACTCCGATTAAAAATGGATCATCTGATTTTGATCGGGTTAACAATTTCTCAAAACTCACTCGTTCAATTCTCTAGACAAATACACTATGCTTTCTAATGGGTTTGGTTTACGGTTTCCGCCGAACCAACAGTTTTTCAAATCAATCAACGGCAAccactacaccacgacactgcTTCCTCGACAGTCAGATCAGTTGGGAAAACAGCTTCCGCCAATAGACAATCGGTCGGGAAAAACTATTGTCGACCAACACGGTATGTTGGGGAAAGTCCAGACGGGAAAGCCCTTTTCCGACCGACTTATCTTTACCGACCGACTGTTGGACGGCTATAGGAAACATTACCTATAAAAACATATCAATCACACTCTTGCAGCCATCGGCATAGAAATTTTCCCAAATATATAAGATTGGTTGGCATATAATATAGAATCACACCATGAAAGGTGCATCAAATTACCAATTATAAATGAAAATAAAACACACTATGTCATatcccccagacatcaaatgaaaTATTCCATTAGTTTCAAAATATACGGGGTATTAGTTTTGTGGAAAGTCAAAATCTTTAGCTTTGATCAAGTTGAGAGCAAAATCTTTAACAATGAATCTAATCACAACAATTTGATATTATTTATTTTCATATATTTACCTACAAATTTAATGAAATTTAAAAGATTTGATATTTTTAAAAAGTAATACGCATTGTATTTTGAAACAAAGTGATTAGGTTTTTTTTAATCTAATAGCCAGCAAATTGCGCCCAGTCCTTCTAGTATAGGCTATATAGCATAAGATGTGATGCATTGGGAGTGCCTCCCTAAGGGTAAAATATTTTGAAGCCTCTATTGATATACTGGTTCCCCCGTCCAGATTATTGGTCACCTTCATATTTTGAGTCAAACTTAATAACTAACAATATGTAATTTAATTGCTACAAAAGTATACCGAAAGATTTGTATTTGAAAGAAAATTCCCATTATATATTTTTTACAGCgactattttatattttattagtTAACATTATGGTCAAACTTTAACACTAATTACAAAGGGGCCTAATAGATTTGTACAGAGGAAATAATTAATTAGGCCATGAAATTGATATGGTGCTACTCCACCGGATCCATATTAATTGTCACATTTTTACTACAACTTTAGTACAAAAGTTGTATTAATGATGCAGTAATTAATTTAGATGCGGAGGGAGTAATTAATTAGATGAAGGAATTTATTTAAGAAGAGATATTCTATTGAATTCATATCCGCTCGGACTCATATGAACTGTTGATTTTCTCTTAAGCCAAATATATTTAATTAACTAAATTCAAAAACCCATAATTTTTTAAACTAAAATTATAGAAACAAATATCAATAAGTATAATATAGAATCAATACAACAAGATATATCAGTAAATACATGTTCATAATTATATATATGCTGATACTGTaagtgttatattttgttgtataAACTTGATGAATGTAAACAAGTGTTATTTAATTAGGAGAAGATTTATAAACCTGATAAACATGACCTACGTTGATTAATACATATTTTATAGGAAATCATGTGGTATGTCAAATTGGGTTATAACTTTGGCATAGGATTGAGAAAACTTAGGATATCTTTGGTTTTCACCAAAACACCCCCTGTCTAATATTTGGCGAGAGAAGATTTTGTTATCAGTTTACTTTGCGAGTGACTTGGCCAAGATATTCACAAGGAAAATAAACCAGAGTGATCATGGAGCATGTTGCATTGCCAGAAATTTGACAACCAACCAAAAACATTGTACGATGAATATCGTCTGTCCTCCAAACTCGCTCTGTCGCACAAATAAGACTGCCTAATCATCAAGCAACCGAAAATAAAATGGGTTTTAAGTCGACTCGCCGTGCATTGCTTACgttcttctcttttctttttttctttgtttcttttttttgcgCATAATGCATTGCTTATCTTGTTCATCTCTCTATCTCTAGCACACACAAATATTTCTTTTCCGTCCTCCCTCCCCACCCGCCCTCCAACCGACAACTAACATAAGCTCAAAAAAAATAGCATTCTAatctttccctaataataaagcagatATTGCTTCTGCTGTACGTCATAATTTTTACCCCTAAAGTTGccctaaattacccaccatgccatccACAAGTTAAGAAAACGATTCAGATTTTCTCTCCTGTCAAAATCGCCGTGAGGTTTCGTTCTTATAACTTTGGACAAGAAAATGTTACAAAGGCACGCGTAGGGCAGTGGCTGAAGCCGCATGCTGCTTGAGAGCAGACCCAGGTTCGATCCCTGGATCATGCGGCTTTTTTCCAgtctctcctttttctttttattacaaCTAGAATGCACATCCTCCTTTCCAGTATGTTTAATGGCCGGTCCATGTTTTTATCTTAATTTTTATGTCTTTATTTGtcattaattttttttatttttcctatcttTAAATTATTTCGTAATTTCTCaaaaatccaaattttaaaagttgtgagttctaaaaaattgttcatgaaatCATACAATGTTTGTTATTCAGAAATTTCGGACATTgtaaaaaaaaatgaatttaaaaaatgtttacgaTTTCTAATAATGTTCGTTATTTCaaaaatgaattgtggattagACAAATTTTCATTATTCAAAAATTTGGAAGAATTtaggaaaatgaaaaagaaataaataaaaaagtaaaaataaaaactaagagaaaatgtgaaactgaaaagaaaacataaaaacataagaTAATAAAAAATAGAAACCAGGCAAAAAGAGATTCATTTTGCGAAATCGATGGACACTAAACTGTTGGTATGAGGTTTATGCACCAGTGGTTTAATattgattttcatattgtttgAAATTGTGCTAATAGATTATTATTTTCATACTGTCATGTGGTCTATTTTAGTAGTTCTCCATAAGATTGATCTAAATAGCTTTAGAATTTGAGCGGTTAAGTcttttaggtttaggttttacTTAGTTCTTGAGAAGTGTTTATATGCCTAGGGGTTGGGAGTAGTTTTTGATCGACGAGATTAGTTGTTAGAGTTTTAAAAATCCCATTGTATTACACAATAACAAGTGTGGCGTGCACTGGCTGGCTCATAGAAAACCCCCTCATGTTGTTGACATTAAACCCGCAATACATatcaaatgtttttaaaaacactcatatcttctaaattgtaacttcaaatttaacattttatatatgaaatttaATTAGAAAACTATGTAAAAtatgaatatgatgttattttacccgTTAACCATTAAAAAAAGTACTATCTTGGATGCAATCCTAATCAATAATGCATTATctctctttctttcataccggtattgATCCGGATTGTGGATGAACATCTCAGCAAAATTAGGATTGGAGATAAAAATTGAGGATCACTTACCcgtttctttgtacgtattaaatcaacatgcaagccgtgtttaaAAAATCCATGGATCTTGAACTGCATTTTTATAGTATAAGATGATCTTTGTTGGAGACGTAGCTACAAATAGTCAGATTATAAAcctttttcttttgaaaaattaaGAACGtgtattattcttttcttctgttgcaacgcacgggccttttcctagtaaattTCTAACGTCTCTACTCGCGGCAGGGTGGCTCATCATCTCTCTGGCATGCCCTCGCCGAAAGCCGGCCGCGGCGACGCCGTCTGGGACACGGGGCTGCGCTACTCATCAGCGCGAATCGACTGACCAAAAATGATTTCCTGTTGCCTGTGATTTAGCAAATGCGCACAATAAACGATATTAGAATTAGCAGTGCTGCACTAGTACGTGCACGAACCTGTAGCTCCCTTGCTTGACGTGGATCTTGACCCAATGGGTGTTGCCGTCGGGCACAGCGTCCACCGCCGACTGCACCGTCCTGTAGTCGCCTCCTCCGCCCTGGTCCACGGTGATGGTCCGGGCAACCCGCGCCGAACCGAGGCTCggcgccggccaccggagcagcAGGAGCACAGCGACGACGAGGCAGGAGTAGAACGGCGCCGTCATGTTCGTGCAGTGCAGTGATTCTGGTCGTGAGAAGACGCAGAGCTCTGGCAGTGCGGCCGGTGTGACGATGGATGGATCGATTGTATGATATATATGAATGTATGATCAGCTCTGATTGCCTACGGGTTTTTCAACAGGATCGATTGGTTTATACA
This window encodes:
- the LOC123424969 gene encoding probable pectinesterase 66; amino-acid sequence: MTAPFYSCLVVAVLLLLRWPAPSLGSARVARTITVDQGGGGDYRTVQSAVDAVPDGNTHWVKIHVKQGSYREKVTISSQKGFILLEGDGSSSTDINFDLHADVSETPGITPITGHQRANLTDTEISPTYKSATFTVHSDNFVARNIAFKNTYKGALPAIALLIDGDKGAFYDCAFHGYQDTLSDLAGRHYFRHCFVVGAVDFIFGYGKSIYEDCTLMSNMPASSQQPGWVTAHGRAADRSAAFVFKGGVITGSGRQYLGRAWNDQAAVVFYRVKMDGVIVPQGWDKWNSTQDVSHVSFTEVGCSGQGSRIAGRVPWERRMNYAEVQRFVDIRFIDDGWLSNQP